In Micromonospora inyonensis, the genomic window TGGTCGTCGAGCGCGCGACCCGGTCCGGGCCCGTCGAGTGGGTGGAGGGTGTCACCGCCGAGCGCAGCCGGCGCTACGGCGAGACCACTCTTTGGTACGGTCGCCGATCATGAGACGTGCGGTCTGTCCCGGCTCGTTCGACCCGGTCACCAACGGACACCTCGACATCATCGGTCGGGCCAGCCGGCTGTTCGACGAGGTGATCGTCGGCGTGCTGATCAACCAGTCCAAGAGCGGCCTGTTCACCATCGACGAGCGGCTCGCCATGCTCCGCGAGGTGACCGCCTCCTACGACAACGTCCGGGTCGAGTCCTTCCAGGGCCTGCTGGTCGACTTCTGCCGGGAGCAGCAGGCGAGCGTCCTGGTCAAGGGGCTTCGAGCGGTCAGCGACTTCGACTACGAACTCCAGATGGCCCAGATGAACATCGGCCTGGCCGGGGTGGAGACGCTCTTCATGCCGACCAACCCGCTCTACTCGTTCCTCTCCTCCAGCCTGGTGAAGGACGTCGCCAAGTGGGGCGGCGACGTGTCGCCGCACGTGCCCGACCTGGTCCGGGAACAGCTGCGGGCCCGGCTGACCGTCCAGCGGCGGGGCTGACGCCCCGGTCGGGCGGCGCGGCGACGCGCCGGGTGGGCGGGATGGACCGGCTCTCGCCCCCACCCCGCATGATGGGTGCAGCAGGAACCCGGCCGTGGACCGCATCATGGAGGTCGGCCGACGACGACAGGAGTGAGGTACACGGTGGACCCGCTCGACCGCATCGACGAACTGATCACCATGGTGGAGACGGCCCGTTCCGTCCCGATGTCCCGGAACACCTGCATGGTCGACCGGGGAGAGATGATCGCCGCACTCGACGAGCTGCGCGCCGAGCTCCCCGCCGACCTGCGCCGGGCCGCGGCGCTCCTCGAGGAGCGGGACAAGATCATGGATGCCGGTAAGCGGGAGGCCGACCGGATCATCAGCGAGGGTGAGGCCGAGCACGCCCGACTGGTCTCGGTCAACGAGATCACCGTCTCCGCCGAGCACGAGGGCGCACGGATCATCGCCGAGGCCCGCGCCGAGGCCCAGCGGCTGCGTGAGGAGGTCGACGACTACGTCGACACCGCGCTGGCCAACTTCGAACAGTTCCTGACCCGGGCCCTCGCCTCGATCGAGCGCGGCCGGGACAAGATGCACGCACTGCGGGAGATCGGCACCTTCGGAGGCGACGACTCGGAGCGCCCGCTAACCTTCTGAGCGGCACCTCAGCGGCCGGCCGGGGTGCGACTGGCTGTCGCCCCCGGTTCGACGGTGGGGCGACGGTCCAGGTAACCTCTTGTGTCGGCCTGTCCACGGCCGGAGTCTGACTATGCCCAAGCACTCGCCATCGCACCTCGACCCCAGGTCGCCGCTGGTCCTCGACACGAGGGAGCTACCGCGCCGGCCTGGCGCTCTGCGTACGGTCAAGCGGGTGGCCCCGGCACCGGCGGACCTCGGCGTGGAGTTGATCAGCGTGCCGGAGGGCGCGGACCTCGACCTCGACCTGAGGTTGGAGTCGGTGTCCGAGGGCGTGCTCGTCTCGGGGACCGTCTCCGGTCCCGTGCGGGGTGAGTGCGGCCGGTGCCTCCGGGAGATCAACACCTCCGTGGCCGTGACGATCCAGGAGCTGTACGCGTACGAGAACAGCACCACGGACGCCACGACCGAGGAGGACGAGGTGGGCCGGATGCAGGGCGATCTGATCGACCTGGAGCCGGCACTGCGGGACGCGGTGGTGCTCACGCTGCCGACCAACCCGCGCTGCCGGGAGGACTGCCCAGGACTGTGCCCCGAGTGCGGGGTGCACGGGGACGAGCTGCCGGCCGACCACAGTCACCAGCAGGTCGACCCGCGTTGGGCGGGCCTGTCGCAACTGACCCGTAAAGAGGAGT contains:
- a CDS encoding YceD family protein, with the protein product MPKHSPSHLDPRSPLVLDTRELPRRPGALRTVKRVAPAPADLGVELISVPEGADLDLDLRLESVSEGVLVSGTVSGPVRGECGRCLREINTSVAVTIQELYAYENSTTDATTEEDEVGRMQGDLIDLEPALRDAVVLTLPTNPRCREDCPGLCPECGVHGDELPADHSHQQVDPRWAGLSQLTRKEE
- the coaD gene encoding pantetheine-phosphate adenylyltransferase: MRRAVCPGSFDPVTNGHLDIIGRASRLFDEVIVGVLINQSKSGLFTIDERLAMLREVTASYDNVRVESFQGLLVDFCREQQASVLVKGLRAVSDFDYELQMAQMNIGLAGVETLFMPTNPLYSFLSSSLVKDVAKWGGDVSPHVPDLVREQLRARLTVQRRG